Part of the Brassica oleracea var. oleracea cultivar TO1000 chromosome C8, BOL, whole genome shotgun sequence genome is shown below.
GACAGAACACAGCATATTTTTTTTTTTTGAATTCAAACAGAAAGTCTATGAGCCATGAACGAGGAACATAAAAGTCACAGAGACAACAAAGACAGGTATGGTTTTGACAAAGCAAACAGTACGTGATAGAACAAAACAAAGAATTGATAAAAGAGTTTACCTAAGTCAAAAGTACTTTGTGTGAATCTGTCAGACCAAATCAATCCCCACTCTTTCACGGTACACGAACAAAATAGGTCTAAAACTTGAGAGAGAGAGAGAGATTGGTCTAAAACTGGAACAAGATAGATGATGTCATACCAATGCGTAAGTGTTTCTCTAAATCACAATCGAGGAGGAAGCGTATAAACTACACTCAGAGTTGACCGGCGAAGTAAAAGAAAGCTGATGTCTTCCGAGTAGCAGAAGAGTTTTTTGGTCTGTGGCCCCCTTTTTCTTTTAGACGAGAGAGAATAAGCAAATCAAAATCAATTCCACTTTTTACTGTGCCCCGGTTTATTCTGGTTCGATTTGGTACGGTTTAATTACGAAACGACCAGTCAAAAATCTTTCGAGGTCAAATGTGTAAATACTAAATACTCAGTGAGAATCAAATCTCTCTCGTTCTTTCTTTCTCCGTTTCTCTCTCTTCTGCCTCAAAGATTATCTGATCCGAAGCAATCTCAATCCACAGAAAAGCTTGATTTCTAGGTTTGTTTCTCTTCTCTTCTCTTCGTATCAATTCAAGCATCAAGCTATCTTCCTTCTCGCGCGCATGTACACGATTAGGGCTCTCGATGCTTGCTTGTGAATTTCTGAAAAAATCGGAACAGATCTGTGTGATTTATACGGTTTTTAATCGCGTATTAGGTCGCAATGTTTCTAGATTTTTTTCAATTTCTTGGTTTCTGATTAAGGCGAACGTTTGTTTGCATCGTAACCTATTCGGATGTATTTGATCTGTAGATGGAGAATAATGGAATGCTCAACGTGAAGAAGTGGGTAGTGATGTACCCAGTCTATATCAATTCCAAGAAGACTGTGGCTGAGGGAAGGAGAATCAGTTTGAGTAAAGCTTGCGAGAGCCCTAACTGCATTGAGATTAGTGATTGCTGCAAGCATCTGAAACTCCCTAGCGCCGTCGAGGTAATTGCCTTTTTAAGGGAAAACATATAATGTATGATAATTGTCTTATGGGGTATTTATTATTCTCAGATTGACAAAGCCTACCCGCGTGATTTCATGCAAGTGGGGAGAGTGAGAGTGCAGTTGAAAAGAGAGGATGGGACTTTAGTCAATCCCGCCATTGCTTCAAGTAAGACCTCACCTCACCTCTGCATTCTTTAGTGTTTCTTATGTTATTACCCTAAGTGATCAGTTGAATTGATCTTGCGGTTTTGTGTACACCTGACTACAAATCACAAGGTAGTTTTCATTGACTCACATGGAATCCCGCGAATGTTGCTTGTTATCTAAACATGAGTTGCATATTCAGTTTTGGTCGCTAGTATGAACTTTCAACAATCTTTTGTGGTCTGCTATCTTTTTTTTCCCATCATCATATCATACTAATCTTAACCTTTGTTCCGAAGGCTCTATGAGTTGTTCCATTGATCTCGAATTTTCTTTTTATCTGTGGCCAAGTCTCATTTTCCCTTCTTTGTGAAAATAAGCTGTTTCATATTTTGTACATGTCGACCTTCTGGCTTTTGTTTGACGTGTTAGACATTTGTGTTCATTATGATATGTTTAATCTCTGTCCAGTTCATCTTTTGGTAGGCTCTTATGTTTTCTGCAATATCATTGCATATGATCACGGCAAACTCAGATTCAGAAATTAGCTTATTTTGGCCATTTTCAAGACTTCTGATGTGTTTGTGTTTGCCGTCGATAATGTTGCATTTGTATAGCTAGCTAGACCTGAACAAGCAGCAGAAATGAGGGATATGAAACTATTGTCCAAGTTATTGTTCTTCAGATGTTCTTACTTGTTTTAATCCTATCCATATGCTCATGAAAGAGTGAATATATGATATCTCCATATGGCTTTGCAGGAAAAAGAAACTCCCACCTGTGTATCACTCCTAGGTGTAACTTCATACTATATATGATGTGCTGATATATAATGTTTGCAGGGAAGCAACTGATGCAGAAAATTGCAGAATTGGTACCGAGACATCCAGAGAGAGTGAAGAAGCAGGAATCTCAGAAAGCGAAGAAGCAAGAACCCCAGGCAACAACATCAACCGCTGGAACTTCTTCAAAGGCAGGCAAAGGTGGCAAGAAGAAGCGATAAATAAACAAGCTCTCACTTATTTTTATTCTTCGCATGAGATTCTATGGTTTTTAATTCTACAGACTCACAAAAATGTGTTTGCAGATGTAAAAGATTTTGATGGTTTTTATCACTGTGCTTTGGCTTTTTGGCATCATTATATCAATAGACAAGTACGAATTAAAGAAACAAAAGAAGAAAAAGACAAATTATTGTTAGCCGTTGCCTTTTGCGTAATGGGGTTTGCCAACATTACCTCAAGTAAAGTCAGAAAACACTGTTTGATTAAACTATTCAAACAGACACATGTAAGATCTCTTGCCATAAAAAGTTTAACTATTCTAGTGCTTCGTCATTGTATCAGTCTGACCCGACATCGACCCCTTTGTGCTTGAAGAAGTCCTTGGCCTCTGCAATATCCTGCAAGACCAGATTGTAAATATGATTGAGCCAAAAGAGCATGACCGGATCTGGCAAATAAGAAGCCTGCCATAAAAAGTTACCTGCTGCAAAAGAACTGCTTCTTGGGGACAGGTAGGAAACTGCATTAGGCCGATACCAACCATTAATAGACCATAGCATCCGAGAGACACTACAAAGTAGATCGGTAGCTGCAAAAGCAACATTACCAAATCAGAAGACGATCCTAATATCAAAAGATCAAGTAAAACCAAAAGGGGAAGAAATAATTGTCGGTTTTGACTTACCAACCATGTGTGGGTTCGAGGAACGATAGCAGCCTGCAAAAGACCAATCCAGAAGGCAGAGATTGCCACCAAGAGGCTCAATATCTTCACTATATGCTTCATATTTTTTACCTTCAAATAAAGGGTTTATGTAAAGAGTGTGAAGTATAGCCACTGAAAGAAACTCAGAATATTTTCATGCATTCTCCTAGAAGTTGTAAAGCCAAACACGATCAAAGTTAAACCAAACAGGATCACAAATAATACTCAAAAGAGAAACAAAGACTACATCTCGAAACCTGGTTAGAAACTCAAAACCATAAGAAGAAATCAGTAATAGCAACCAGTTGCTACTAGATGAGAATCATGAGATCTAAAACAGAAGAAGCAAAAGGCATATTTGTTCTGTTGGGTTACAGCATTTACTAACACAAAGCGATCAAGTGTACGAAAACATCACGAACGAATATGATTAGTGCAACCTTAATCCAACGGGTAAATCACCAAATCAAATCAAAGTTAGATTCATGGCAAATCAATAGAATTCCCGATCCGAAAAAGGAAATGTTCTCTAAAGTGAAAGCAGATTAAGCGATAAATGATCCAGACACAAACAAAATCGAGGAGGAGGAAACGAATAAACTGCACTTACAGATGATAGATGAAATATCGTAATCGATAAAATCAGATCGAGGGAAGTAAAACAAAAGTCGAACAGAACAAGCTCCGGACTTGTGTTCCTCTGGTCTAAAAGTATCTTTAATCAGAATTTCGGTTCTCCGTATATCGGTTTGATTCGGTTTCAGATCCAATTCAAAATTTTAAATATATACACGGTTTTTAGATCCTCGCACGGTTTGATTAAGGATTTTCTCTTTTCAAGCCAACTCTATACGATCAAGAAGATTAATGGGAGTGCATCGAATAGGGGTGAACCATTGGTTAGGGTATCCAAAAAGACCAATTCGGAGTTTTTTTTGGGGTCAACTTTTGCTTTCATTAAGCATAATGGGCCAAAGGCCTGTTTACAAGTGAATCGAACATATTCATGTTAAAAACGTGAAATACAGACGAAGCCCTATCTCTTATTTTTACAAGTCCAAACATTGAAGATAAGGGTTTTTGCATGTACACGTGTCGATGATGGAGCCTCGCATTTTCTGGAATCGGGTAGAGACGACGCCGATGCCACCGCCGGCCAAGAACCGCCGGCCTTTCTCACCACTCAGATCGATTCACTTGCTTGTTCCTTCTTCTTTTTATCACCGTAGATCCAGAAAAAGCTCATATTCAAACCGCCAGAGATGAAATCCCGTGAGAAGCTTTAAAAAAGATAGCAACAAAATCGTGCTGGAACTTCCTTAAGAAACTCCAATTTATCTGAATCTGTACTTACTCCAAATACTTTATCAATAACCTTTGCTCTTCACCATTAAGGAGACTTCACTTAAGACTGAAAGCGAAGATTGATTCCTGGTTTGATGAAAAGACGGAGCATGACTAGCGAAGAAAACCTGAGACTTCCTAGATCATTTGGAATATGAAATCAACCAAGAGAAGAGAAACAAAACTTAAATCCGATCCTAAGATCAGAATTTTATTTTATTAAATCAAACCAGAGTCGGAGAAGAAGATAGAAGGTAGAAGAACATCATCCGATTGGTTTGAAACACAACAAAAATATTCGCCTAGCGATATTCAAAATCGCCTATGCGAAAAGATAAATCGCCTTAGCGAACAAAAGGATCACTCTTTCGATCGAAAACAAAACAAAAAAACTCTCTCTCCTTCATCCTTCTGAAAGATACAAAGACTGTTAAGAAGGAGGCGAAGAGAGAGCGATTCTCTCTCTAGATGGGTGGAAACTCATTCGGAGTTATCTAACTTGACTCTAAATCGGGTAATTTCGGTTACGTTTGGTTTGATATTTTTGTTAAATTTTGGTTTGGTGCGAACAGAGAACCTAGCTTTCCAATTTGGGCTGAGACTATGGCAAATAGGCCCAATATTTTTTTTTTGAACAAAACAGCGTCGTAAAAGGAAAAAAACTGAGATCCTCTGACCGACCGATTATAAGTGTTTAGATAGTTTAATTCACGATCATAAGTGTTAATGTTTTTGTTTGGATTGGGAGTATTTTATTTTTTCAAAATTATGGGAAAATTGGGGATTATTAAGTTTATGCAATTGTTAAAAAAACAGAAAGATTAGCTCAAATTATCATAAATAATGTAAGAAAAAGATTAAGTATGTAGACCATGTTCTTCACTTTCAGCCGGTGCGAATCTTCGCCTTTAATGATTGTTAATCCTGCTTTGCTTGTGACACGTGAGAGGGCCACATAAAGCTGACCATGAGCGAAGACGGGTTTAGGTATATATAAGATGACCTCTTTTAAATTTTGGCCTTGGCTTTTGTTGATTGTCATTGCATAACACAATCTGATAGGGAATTGCCATCGACGTAAGGTGAACGGTAGCTTTGTTTCATCATGCAAAAGAACAATCCTTGGTATCAAGACTTATTTTCCAATGTGTGAGCCAGTGATAATTTCGGCCTTCAGCACGCGGTCGCCTATGTGGGTTAGGATCATACGGGTACCATTGCATAATCCCTTGTTTGATTTATGTTTCGTAAAAGCATAATTGGGGCACCAACTTTCAGAGTGAGTTTGTGTGAAGGCAACCCTGAAAATTCCAAGGAATTGAGATACTCGACCGCTATAATGTATCATTTTGATTTGATCGAGTTTCCGATATCTCAAAGCTATCAGAGCTGAAGTAATCTCTTGAAACCCCGTCAGTCTGTGAGATGGTATAAGCATTGATTTCATCGACGGTTTCATTAAGGGGTGTGAGTATAGCTTTATCAATGTAGGAGCTTTGGGAGGTCGTCATTTTGTTGACTTCTCCATGTACAGCATTGACAACTTCTTTTAATGGGTCAACATAACTCTGCCGAATCAATTACTTATCGACAGTTATCATTTGTTCATGGTAGTCCTCATACTCATTTCCCGATTCTGGTTGTGGATGACCTTCCCCGACAATATCAGCTCTATTACCTTGTGGAATTACAGGTAGTATCTGTCTAAAATCACCACCTTACAGAACTGTCTTGCCGCCAAAAGTCTGATCCATTGCGTTTGGATTTTTCCTAGACATTATGTCTTTCAACGTTTTGTCTAGTGCCTCAAAAGCATGCTTGTGGGTCATAGGTGCTTCGTCCCAAATTATAAGATCTGTTTTCTCGATTAGTTCAGCCAGCATTGTTCCTGGTTTGATGTTGCAGAGCTTACCTTCGAAGAGCTTTAAAGGGATATTAAAGCGTGAATGTGTTGTTCCACCGTTAGGTAGTAGCAATGCAGGTATTCCTGAAGAGGCAACCGGTAGAACTATTTGTTTTCTTGATCGAATTTTGGATATACTGGTTTGGTATAGGAATGTTTTCCATGTGCCGCATGCGCCATATACAAAGAATAGCTTCCCATCCATTTTATCAATATAGTCTAAGACTGATTCGTAAATCGCACGTTGCTCAGCATTAAGTTGGTTGAATTGCATGTCATGTCTTAGTGTTTCCTCGGCAACATCGTAATCCAGTTCTTGGTTCCACAAATTGTTTCCGAGTAGTTTTAGCAAAACAGGTTTTATCTTTGGAATCCCTTTAATATCACTTAATGACCGCTCATGCATGCGCATCAACTTTTTCACTTCGATTAACGTGTATTGCTCAAGGGTCTCATCATCCAGTTCCAGATTTGTATGATCTAAGAGTCCCTGTCTCTTGTGAACTGTGAAGTATGTCCTCGCTCATTGATTTCCATGAGTGTTCCCATAGGTGTTTAGGACTCGTAACGAAGCAGTTGTTTAGGAATGTGACAAACATATCGCAGAGTTGGAATGAGGTAACCCATCTAGCACCCTGTGACATACTCTCGTGCCATTCGACATCATTGTCCAAGTATCCTCGTGCGTAGCAAACTGATTTGAAGTCAGGGTATTTCACATCGTTAAACGTTTTGAGCTCGTCATAACTGCTACGACCCTTAATCTTATTTATGAGGATCCTTAGATAGTAACGATCACCTGCTGATGGATGAACAGCTACGATTCTTCCAATGGTTTTGTCTTTCTTACGTTCAGACCAGACTTTAGTACTGTTGTTCCATACAAAATATTCTGGTATTTGCACGTACGTTAATGTCCGTGCAAACTCTGACCTTCTGCATAAAACCATCCATTCAGTGAACATTGTCTTCTCAATACATGGCTTGCGGATCACACGGCCGAGGTTATCAGTTTCTTTAATTGTGATATTATATCCACCTTCTAAGTGATTGACAAGCTTCTCAGCTGATGGTTTTCTTTTGTGTATGTGGAATGCGAATGTCCGCCACATAGACTCACAAGCTGATAGATATCGAGCATCGACATAGTCTTGGATCTCATTTGCGTTGTTTGATGACTCTCTCCTTTGATTCGCCAGAGGTCGTTGTGTCAGATGTAGTTGCCGTATTTCCTTTCTCTATAACAGATGTTGCTCTGTCAACACCCTTGGTTATGTACTTGAATAAGTACTTCACCGCACTTGTACGATTACACCATTCAACATTAAAATGAGCTTCGTACTTCTTCATGAGCTTAATGTTATGAGGTACAACAAAGGTGTTGTTCAGGATTGCCCCATCCTTTACCACATACGCATTTTCGTTTCGGCGTCGACGATATAATACGTATCCTGATTTATCAATCGAAGTGTAGTCATTATAGGGCCGAGGATATTTTTTCGTGCACACATTATTTTCCATACATGGTGACTTCGGATTAATGACACCACATGGACCATGAATCATGTGTTTTGTGACTAAATTGTAAGCTTCTGGGTCTTCTTCTTTGTTTGGGAGCTCGGCTGAAATAATCTCATCTACTTCATCTGCACTTGGTGTTCTGGAAGAGTTACCGAACCACAATAATATATGTGCATGAGGGAGGCCTCTCTTTTGAAACTCTATTCTGTGGGGAGCTGCTGTATATGGCTTGAAGAAAGTTCCTTTTTTGAAATCCTTGAGTAGGTGATCTAACTTCATTTTGAAGACTCGACATTCAATGTCTGGTCTATCATTGGGAGAATCTCCACCTTTTTTCCAAGATGCTCTTTAATCTCTCTCCAGTTAGGATTGGCAGTCATTGTGATAAACAAATTTGGATTGCCATATTCTCTGCAAATAGCCAGCGCATCATGGTATTTCTCAACTAAGTATCGGGGACCACCGGTGAAACTTGGCGGCAGTATAAACCTCTGACCAATAATTTTGGCATCGGTATCGCCCTTGCTTACAGCATCAAGGACATTACTATAGAGCTCGGCTCTCAGGACATCTTGATTATTCCTCGCCCACCTTAGCCGATCTTCTTCAATTGCTGTATAGAAGTCCACAACATATTGATGAAGGACACGACCTCCTTTAATCAATGTCATCCCTTGGTTAAGACGTGTCTTGATTTGAGAAGCGCAGAATTCGCGTATGGTTAGGAATTACCTTGTTCTTGCAGTGCCTGTCTCAAGATGTAGTGGGATCTCGGGGTGAAAACCATACTCACCATATGGAAACAGAAGAGGATTTTGGAGGCTCATGTATAGAGGGGGATCATCACGTATCTGCTGCAAAGTTTTAGATTGGAATTGGACCACTATATCTCGAACTCCAGCTGTTGATGACATTGTTTCCCTTTCCCTTTATCTAGGAGCAACCTAATAGTAAACTCTTCCCCGACGTTTTCGTAGTGGTCACGTGCTCGTCGGAAAACCTTAGCTAAGCAATTATTCTCGTCAATCATCTCAATAAGGCGCTTTAAAGTTGTCTCATCAAGATTACCTTCAGTCGAAGTTTGCCCCATCGCATTTAACCGATTTCTAGCTTCGTTTTTCGTGTAAAATATATAAAGATGGGTATATTCTGGGAGACGTCCTTTGGGCGGTATAAGCGAGCCAATTCTATGGTGAGTTTGGCCCAATATTCGAAAAGTGAAAGGGCCTGGCGCATGCACGACGCTGTAATCCAATTTCACCCCAATCGATGTAAAAGCCAGTATAGAGTTGTAGACTCGGATAGTATCTCGAAACCACCTACATTGAAGAGGTTCTTCTAACAGGGGTTGTCTGATCGGTGAAAGCTTGATTTTGCCATGGTTACAGCAAATCGTGAATGTTGGTTCACCTGTTTTGCGGTCCGTACCGGTGCTTTCTGAAGTCCACATTAACGCACTACATTTTGTGCACGCTACGATTGGGTTCTCTTCGGTTTTTGATGTCGAACTTTTATCTGAATAAACATTTGTTAAGAATTGTTAAGTCCTAGTGTATTTAATATTTTAGAATTTTACCAGAGTTTAAAATTTGTTAGCACCTATTGTTGTTTGCAAATGTATATATTTTACATTCATTATAGGGTTTAAGTAGTATGCACCTTTCTTCTTTGCTCGAATGTGATGCAAGCCAGCATCTGAATCTATGCATAAAAATGTATATTAGAATTATAAATGTACTAAATCTAGGTAGATTTTCTTAGCTATGATGCTTACCTTGTGACGGTGCTGAAGTTCGTTTTGATATCAAGATGACCTTTCTCATACCACGTGCATTTTTTTGTTTGACTAGTGAGGTTAAAAGTTATTAGTTTAAGAGGATATAACGTAGGAGATAGGCAGTGGAGTATCGTCTCTTACCATAAGTGTCGCAATCATCGCAGCCACTTATTTGATTAAATTTAAAACTTAGTTGTTTTATGAATAAGTATTGATTAAAGTATGGTATTATAATCCATTTAAATTTACAGTCAAAATATTTTGGTTCGAATGTTGAGCGATCATTAATCAGATGAACTGAAAATATACATAATTTAAGTACTATCAACAAAACGTTTTAATTTGAAAATTAAATATTTCTGAGAGTAATGATACACCTTTCGATTTCGTACGTGATCCACGTGGACGGCTTCGTTTCCTTTTA
Proteins encoded:
- the LOC106307502 gene encoding signal recognition particle 19 kDa protein, producing MENNGMLNVKKWVVMYPVYINSKKTVAEGRRISLSKACESPNCIEISDCCKHLKLPSAVEIDKAYPRDFMQVGRVRVQLKREDGTLVNPAIASRKQLMQKIAELVPRHPERVKKQESQKAKKQEPQATTSTAGTSSKAGKGGKKKR
- the LOC106307503 gene encoding dolichol-phosphate mannosyltransferase subunit 3-like; its protein translation is MKHIVKILSLLVAISAFWIGLLQAAIVPRTHTWLLPIYFVVSLGCYGLLMVGIGLMQFPTCPQEAVLLQQDIAEAKDFFKHKGVDVGSD
- the LOC106308470 gene encoding uncharacterized protein LOC106308470 yields the protein MHERSLSDIKGIPKIKPVLLKLLGNNLWNQELDYDVAEETLRHDMQFNQLNAEQRAIYESVLDYIDKMDGKLFFVYGACGTWKTFLYQTSISKIRSRKQIVLPVASSGIPALLLPNGGTTHSRFNIPLKLFEGKLCNIKPGTMLAELIEKTDLIIWDEAPMTHKHAFEALDKTLKDIMSRKNPNAMDQTFGGKTVL